Part of the Moorella sp. E308F genome, TCCTGGCCGGAGGCACAGCAATTCCAGGGGGGCCGGCCATACCTACCCTGGATAAGCTCATTCCAGGCTAGGCATCCGCCGGTACTGGCATCTGGCAGTGGCCCTGGAGCAAACCGCCGGGTTCGACAATTAGCCGCGCCGTCTGGACGTCGCCCTCTACTTTACCCGTCGGGGCAATTTCCAGTTGCCCTGTGGCGGCCACATCACCTTTGATGGTTCCTACCACCAGCAGGTTACGCGCCCTGACCGTGGCTACCACCTGGCCGCTTTCCCCGACCACCAGGTCACCCTCGGTACTTACCTCACCTTCAAAATCGCCGTCGATGCGGACGGCTCCTTCCGCCACCAGTTTCCCGGTTATTTTAGCTCCCTTACCAATGACCGTGTCTACCGTTGCCGCAACATTGTCATTCTTTCTCCCCAGCACTTCCGGCACCCTCTCCTCCTGTAAGATATTTTAAGGGATCCTGTAGCTGGTCATTCAGTTTCACTTGAAAGTGCAGGTGGGGACCAGTACTGCGGCCGCTGCTGCCCACCCTGGCAATAGGCTGGCCCCTCGCTACCTGTTCCCCTATTTTAACTAAGAGTTCAGAATTATGACCATACATACT contains:
- a CDS encoding bactofilin family protein — protein: MPEVLGRKNDNVAATVDTVIGKGAKITGKLVAEGAVRIDGDFEGEVSTEGDLVVGESGQVVATVRARNLLVVGTIKGDVAATGQLEIAPTGKVEGDVQTARLIVEPGGLLQGHCQMPVPADA